From one Amaranthus tricolor cultivar Red isolate AtriRed21 chromosome 17, ASM2621246v1, whole genome shotgun sequence genomic stretch:
- the LOC130804641 gene encoding brassinosteroid-related acyltransferase 1: protein MASVFITKKVNVYPKIMQKSTKIMKLSNLDRQCPTLMYLVFFYNPSHYNNFSNDSIFSKLEGSLEETLSIWYPAAGRLWKNPNNGDKLDLWCNNGGVVMVEAFTQTRFSELGNLSQYNKVFENLVYKPNCNGNYDISEMPLLVAQVTKFGCGGYSIGIGTSHALFDGQANFNFISAWASKTHGIKKELEWHKPLHERERFLMLNNHNQTPKFKINNTNNHPNADAIKKVAAIQHLYQLIIQTAPNNNMIKNPQLLVPSTQEDCVLSTFHFSGAMIDDLKRRVYGLNHLSPSMCSSFEIVTAHLWKARTKALGLRRERMVCLQFAVDTRSRLTPQLSQGFSGNAYVLASVALTAGELELSSYESVVSMIKMAKNCVDNEYVSTYIEALEGSGDALPPLRELTIVSDWTRMPFHKVNFMQHPYANGSVFVCPLTPPLPQVAYFMQSPKEHKAIDVRIGLNPQFLNAFSHFFLNFS from the exons atggcTAGTGTTTTTATAACAAAAAAGGTAAATGTATATCCAAAAATCATGCAAAAATCTACCAAAATTATGAAACTTTCTAATTTAGATAGGCAATGTCCTACACTTATGTATTTGGTATTTTTCTATAATCCTTctcattataataattttagtaATGATTCTATATTTAGTAAGTTGGAAGGTTCCTTAGAGGAGACGCTATCGATATGGTATCCAGCAGCAGGAAGATTATGGAAAAACCCTAATAATGGTGATAAGCTTGATTTATGGTGTAACAATGGTGGTGTTGTTATGGTTGAAGCTTTTACACAAACTAGGTTTTCAGAGCTTGGTAATCTTTCTCAATATAATAAGGTTTTTGAGAATTTGGTTTATAAACCTAATTGCAATGGGAATTATGATATTTCTGAGATGCCTCTTCTTGTTGCTCAG GTCACTAAATTTGGATGTGGAGGCTACTCAATTGGGATAGGAACAAGCCATGCACTTTTTGATGGTCAAGCAAACTTCAATTTTATATCAGCTTGGGCTTCCAAAACCCATGGAATCAAAAAGGAACTTGAATGGCATAAACCTTTGCATGAAAGAGAAAGATTCTTGATGCTTAATAACCATAATCAAACACCCAAATTCAAgattaacaatactaataatcaTCCAAATGCTGATGCAATAAAAAAAGTTGCAGCAATACAACATTTATATCAGTTGATTATCCAAACAGCTCCTAATAATAACATGATTAAGAATCCTCAGCTGCTTGTTCCTTCAACTCAAGAAGATTGTGTTCTTAGcacttttcattttagtggGGCCATGATTGATGACTTGAAGAGAAGAGTTTATGGGCTTAATCACTTATCTCCATCAATGTGTTCTTCCTTTGAGATTGTCACTGCACATCTGTGGAAG GCAAGAACAAAAGCACTAGGGCTAAGAAGAGAAAGAATGGTATGCCTACAATTTGCAGTGGACACAAGAAGTAGACTAACACCCCAACTCTCTCAAGGCTTTAGTGGCAATGCATATGTGTTAGCCTCAGTGGCTCTAACAGCCGGTGAACTCGAGCTTTCGAGCTACGAAAGTGTAGTAAGTATGATCAAAATGGCCAAGAATTGTGTGGATAACGAGTACGTTAGCACGTATATCGAGGCACTCGAAGGGTCAGGGGATGCTCTTCCACCCTTAAGAGAGCTTACCATAGTCTCTGATTGGACAAGAATGCCATTTCATAAGGTTAATTTCATGCAACATCCTTATGCAAATGGGTCTGTTTTTGTTTGCCCTTTAACTCCTCCTTTACCACAAGTTGCATATTTTATGCAAAGTCCTAAAGAACACAAGGCTATTGATGTGAGGATTGGATTAAACCCACAATTTCTCAAtgctttttctcatttttttcttaatttttcttga